In Carcharodon carcharias isolate sCarCar2 chromosome 22, sCarCar2.pri, whole genome shotgun sequence, the following are encoded in one genomic region:
- the LOC121293890 gene encoding voltage-dependent calcium channel gamma-5 subunit: MLCGMTSCGRKALTLLSGVFAVCGLGLLGVAVSTDYWLYLEEGTISPQNMTTEVQMSLHSGLWRVCFLAGKERGHCFTIEYVMPMNVQLTSESTISVLKMIRSSTPFPLVSLFFMFIGFVLNNIGHIRPHRTILAFVSGIFFILSGLSLVVGLVLYISSINDEMLNRTPDSESYFHYKYGWSFAFSAISFLLTESAGVMSVYLFMKRYAAEEIYRPHSSFYRPRLSNCSDYSSQFLHPDAWPRGRSPSDISSEASLQMSTNYPALLKCPDYDQMSSSPC; encoded by the exons ATGTTGTGCGGAATGACCTCTTGCGGCCGGAAGGCCTTGACTCTCCTGAGCGGTGTGTTTGCTGTGTGTGGCCTGGGTCTCCTTGGGGTGGCCGTTAGCACAGACTATTGGCTATACCTGGAAGAAGGGACTATTTCCCCCCAGAACATGACAACGGAAGTCCAGATGTCGCTGCACTCTGGCCTCTGGAGGGTTTGTTTTCTGGCAG GAAAGGAGCGTGGCCACTGTTTTACCATCGAGTAtgtgatgccaatgaatgtgcAACTGACCTCAGAATCCACCATCAGTGTTTTAA aaatGATACGATCATCCACTCCTTTCCCACTGGTCAGCCTGTTTTTTATGTTCATTGGTTTTGTGTTGAACAACATTGGACATATTAGACCTCATAGGACTATCTTAGCCTTTGTGTCAGGAATCTTCTTCATACTTTCAG GTTTGTCACTGGTTGTTGGACTTGTGCTGTATATATCGAGCATCAAtgatgaaatgttaaacagaaCCCCGGACTCAGAGAGCTATTTCCACTACAAGTATGGATGGTCCTTTGCCTTTTCTGCCATATCCTTCCTGCTGACTGAG AGCGCTGGAGTAATGTCAGTATATCTCTTTATGAAGAGATATGCAGCCGAGGAGATTTACAGACCCCATTCCAGCTTCTACAGACCGAGGCTCAGTAATTGCTCCGACTACTCAAGCCAGTTCCTGCACCCAGATGCCTGGCCTCGTGGGCGGAGTCCCTCCGACATTTCCAGTGAGGCTTCCCTGCAGATGAGCACCAACTATCCAGCACTTCTCAAGTGCCCCGACTATGACCAGATGTCCTCCTCGCCCTGCTGA